A genomic region of Candidatus Zixiibacteriota bacterium contains the following coding sequences:
- a CDS encoding type II secretion system F family protein, with protein MRIISALAFISIFLLSFAVLYFVSSRKHHTKKRLFELAAGTEKNATQKTKLTLLQKSLSVLHFGTGPESHLKHWLARAGYYGPQAIYDYYALKVASVIVLSALVAIASFYGHLPLPQVLLFVGLAVVVGALIPHFWISNKIIQRSEQIRRAVPNMLDLLVVCVEAGLSLTAAIQKLAVESEHNCPPLGHELHIVTREVLIGKSRGEAFRNLADRTGVPELRSLAITLIQADKLGTSVSKALRVLSESMRIKRRQRAEEMANKASVKLVFPLVFLIFPELLVVLLGPAMLNFLKMFPGVDK; from the coding sequence GTGAGAATCATATCGGCTCTGGCCTTCATTTCAATATTCCTGTTGTCATTTGCGGTGCTTTACTTTGTTTCTTCCCGTAAGCATCATACAAAAAAACGTCTCTTTGAGCTCGCAGCTGGCACTGAGAAAAATGCTACGCAAAAGACAAAGCTAACACTATTGCAGAAGAGCCTGTCCGTATTACACTTTGGAACCGGGCCGGAGTCACACCTAAAGCACTGGCTGGCCAGGGCAGGGTACTATGGTCCCCAGGCAATTTATGATTATTATGCGCTGAAGGTGGCCTCGGTCATCGTTCTGAGTGCACTTGTTGCGATCGCATCATTCTATGGTCATCTACCACTTCCCCAGGTGCTTCTATTCGTTGGCCTAGCGGTAGTGGTGGGAGCGCTTATTCCGCACTTCTGGATTAGCAATAAGATTATTCAGCGCAGTGAACAGATTCGACGAGCAGTTCCAAACATGCTCGACTTACTGGTCGTTTGTGTGGAGGCGGGATTAAGTCTCACTGCCGCGATTCAGAAGTTAGCTGTAGAATCGGAGCATAATTGCCCACCTCTGGGTCATGAATTACACATAGTTACGAGAGAAGTCCTAATAGGAAAGTCCAGAGGAGAAGCTTTCCGTAACTTGGCTGACCGAACCGGAGTTCCGGAATTGCGTTCTTTGGCAATCACGCTCATTCAAGCTGACAAACTGGGAACAAGCGTCTCCAAAGCACTCCGAGTGCTGTCTGAATCGATGCGTATTAAGCGACGACAACGAGCAGAAGAAATGGCAAACAAGGCCTCTGTAAAGCTTGTATTCCCCCTTGTGTTTTTGATCTTTCCAGAATTGCTGGTGGTCTTATTAGGACCAGCAATGTTGAATTTTCTTAAAATGTTCCCTGGT